From a single Oceaniferula flava genomic region:
- a CDS encoding TetR/AcrR family transcriptional regulator, which translates to MVKCLISSVPLGGLHWWVYFSSRQSKLKSLLIYQPSGENYPKYPMNLTLSQKKRAAIVQAAIKEFQISGYNCSNMDSIASRAKVSKRTVYNHFESKEALFQEISKQLCDSVTNVVPEPFDPAITLREQLLDFAKKKIELSMSPKFIALCKVILPERVRNPGLSAETFQRIRCDANGFELWLADAAQAGAIKTIAIQTLSRQFSGLLMEFVFWPQFFGIESPPTKKELLQIAESTVDLFLNGCES; encoded by the coding sequence ATGGTCAAATGCTTGATTTCTTCTGTTCCGCTGGGCGGGTTACACTGGTGGGTTTACTTTAGCTCTCGACAAAGTAAACTTAAAAGTCTACTTATTTATCAGCCGTCTGGCGAAAATTACCCGAAATACCCCATGAACCTTACACTTAGTCAAAAAAAGCGAGCCGCAATTGTGCAAGCAGCCATTAAGGAATTTCAGATATCTGGATACAATTGTTCGAACATGGATTCCATCGCCTCTAGGGCCAAAGTATCTAAACGGACGGTGTATAATCATTTTGAAAGTAAAGAGGCTCTGTTTCAGGAAATTAGTAAGCAGCTGTGTGATTCCGTCACGAACGTTGTGCCAGAGCCTTTCGATCCAGCGATCACACTTCGTGAACAATTACTCGATTTTGCCAAAAAGAAAATCGAGCTCAGTATGAGCCCAAAATTCATTGCTCTCTGCAAGGTGATCTTGCCAGAACGTGTGAGAAACCCAGGACTCTCAGCAGAGACGTTTCAGCGTATTCGCTGCGACGCCAACGGCTTCGAACTCTGGCTAGCAGATGCAGCCCAAGCTGGAGCTATCAAAACAATAGCTATACAGACATTGAGCCGACAATTCTCCGGACTGCTCATGGAATTTGTCTTTTGGCCGCAATTCTTTGGCATCGAATCACCACCGACAAAAAAAGAGCTTCTTCAGATCGCGGAGTCAACCGTCGACCTGTTTCTCAATGGCTGTGAGTCGTAG